In one Natronosalvus amylolyticus genomic region, the following are encoded:
- a CDS encoding adenosylcobinamide amidohydrolase gives MPESAGNSRSRGTRTDGVLCVERSDAEWLSTGWNGGRYRGDRAYNISVPEGWHCTDLAPYVEGRLERAGFLEAEEGGHTQRDVETNLEAPVLLTGVDLQHARGARCGPVTVYATAGVSNPAALPMDPSGGDLPDGALETDEDGAAGDGETSPPKSESPTVGTVNLIVTTSCRLAAGALENLLAVAAEAKATTLLAQTGFPGTTTDALVVGHDPAGPEQAFSGSGTPVGAGTRACVREALSSALESRYQETDATIPADVDTAEYGVSTDVQASVFEPDDR, from the coding sequence ATGCCTGAGTCAGCCGGGAATTCTCGCTCGAGAGGGACGCGCACCGACGGCGTCCTGTGTGTCGAGCGGTCGGACGCCGAGTGGCTGTCGACGGGCTGGAACGGCGGTCGCTATCGAGGCGATCGCGCCTACAACATCTCGGTACCCGAAGGCTGGCACTGCACCGACCTCGCCCCGTACGTCGAGGGCCGTCTCGAGCGAGCGGGATTCCTCGAGGCCGAAGAGGGGGGCCACACCCAACGCGACGTCGAGACCAACCTCGAGGCCCCCGTGTTGCTCACCGGCGTCGACCTGCAACACGCTCGCGGTGCCCGCTGTGGGCCCGTCACCGTCTACGCGACCGCCGGCGTCTCGAACCCTGCCGCACTCCCGATGGACCCGTCTGGCGGCGACCTACCCGACGGCGCTCTCGAGACTGACGAGGATGGAGCTGCTGGCGATGGCGAGACGTCACCACCGAAAAGCGAATCCCCGACCGTCGGAACCGTCAACCTCATCGTCACCACTAGCTGTCGGCTCGCAGCCGGGGCCCTCGAGAACCTGCTGGCCGTCGCCGCCGAAGCGAAGGCGACCACCCTGTTGGCGCAGACCGGGTTTCCCGGAACCACGACCGACGCACTCGTCGTTGGTCACGACCCCGCGGGACCTGAGCAGGCGTTTTCCGGCAGCGGCACTCCGGTCGGTGCAGGGACTCGCGCCTGCGTCCGGGAGGCACTCTCGAGCGCCCTCGAGTCACGATACCAGGAAACGGACGCGACGATTCCAGCTGACGTCGACACGGCCGAGTACGGCGTGTCGACCGACGTCCAAGCGTCGGTTTTCGAGCCCGATGATCGTTGA
- a CDS encoding TIGR00300 family protein, which translates to MTVSRTVELEGHIIDSGTMARCFGAVMDLGGEFDVEAFEVGRHKHEETYCRMEVSAETEADLRAILHELNQNGATIADPRDATLEAAPADQVVPVDFYSTTNHPTSVRIDGDWVPVEEAEMDCALVVENRDNGEPRVKTRVLNAVEEGDLVVTGETGIRVEPPERPRGKGSAFGFMQGGVSSERPSKSLIEEIAQEMREVREADGTVLVVCGPAIVHAGGREALAALVRNGYIDALSAGNGFAVHDLERDLYGTSLGVDTETLEHPRKGHKHHIYTISEIGRAGGIEAAVAEGLVDSGVMYECVENDVPYVLAGSIRDDGPLPDTITDAIEAQDAIREQAHEADLVLMLSTLLHSVAVGNCLPSTTKTVCVDINPATVTQLLDRGSAQAIGMVTDIGTFLPMLADELLE; encoded by the coding sequence ATGACTGTCAGTCGTACGGTCGAACTCGAGGGACACATCATCGACTCCGGGACGATGGCCCGGTGTTTCGGTGCCGTGATGGATCTCGGTGGCGAGTTCGACGTCGAGGCGTTCGAAGTTGGGCGACACAAACACGAGGAAACGTACTGTCGGATGGAGGTCAGTGCCGAGACTGAAGCCGATCTACGGGCTATTCTTCACGAACTGAACCAGAACGGGGCGACCATTGCCGACCCGCGGGATGCGACGCTCGAGGCAGCGCCGGCCGACCAGGTCGTGCCGGTCGATTTCTATTCGACGACGAACCATCCGACGTCGGTCCGTATCGACGGCGATTGGGTGCCGGTCGAGGAGGCGGAGATGGACTGTGCGCTCGTAGTCGAAAACCGTGACAACGGCGAACCGCGCGTCAAAACGCGGGTACTGAACGCCGTCGAGGAAGGCGATCTCGTGGTCACGGGCGAGACGGGAATCCGTGTCGAACCCCCGGAACGTCCCCGCGGGAAAGGGAGCGCCTTCGGCTTTATGCAAGGTGGGGTCTCGAGCGAGCGCCCCTCGAAGTCCCTGATCGAAGAGATCGCCCAGGAGATGCGCGAAGTTCGCGAGGCCGACGGCACCGTCCTGGTCGTCTGCGGGCCCGCTATCGTTCACGCCGGCGGGCGCGAAGCGCTCGCCGCACTCGTCCGGAACGGCTACATAGACGCCCTCAGCGCGGGGAACGGCTTCGCGGTACACGACCTCGAGCGGGACCTGTATGGGACCTCACTCGGGGTCGATACCGAGACGCTCGAGCACCCACGGAAAGGGCACAAACACCACATCTACACGATCAGCGAAATCGGCCGGGCGGGCGGTATCGAGGCCGCGGTTGCCGAGGGATTGGTGGACAGCGGCGTGATGTACGAGTGTGTGGAAAACGACGTGCCCTACGTACTGGCCGGATCGATTCGAGACGACGGGCCCCTTCCCGACACCATCACGGACGCCATCGAAGCCCAGGACGCCATCCGCGAGCAGGCCCACGAGGCCGACCTGGTGTTGATGCTCTCGACGCTGTTGCACTCGGTCGCGGTCGGTAACTGTCTTCCATCGACGACGAAAACCGTCTGCGTCGACATCAACCCGGCAACGGTCACGCAACTGCTCGACCGCGGCAGCGCACAGGCCATCGGGATGGTCACCGACATCGGGACGTTTCTGCCGATGCTCGCCGACGAGTTGCTCGAGTGA
- a CDS encoding SDR family NAD(P)-dependent oxidoreductase: MNESTVVITGGTGGIGSAVAAAFCATGATVVIGARDAARIDETVSTLESTHEDATVDGVRTDVRDEYDCERLMETASRAGPTGGIDVVVACAGVYHGDAGHTPTDGEPYSRFDDHLGTNARGVFATITEALPHLNDGARVLVPTGQIAREAKPGYGSYAISKAGAEAVVRGFAADTEYVVGCLEPGQLATELTGGKGRDPESVAGMFVWAATECDDDALDGEIVGLREWKQATR, encoded by the coding sequence ATGAACGAGTCAACGGTCGTCATTACCGGCGGTACGGGCGGTATCGGGAGTGCCGTCGCCGCGGCGTTCTGTGCGACGGGCGCAACGGTCGTCATCGGCGCTCGAGACGCGGCACGAATCGACGAGACGGTTTCCACCCTCGAGTCTACACACGAGGACGCAACCGTCGACGGGGTCCGAACCGACGTCAGGGACGAGTACGACTGCGAACGTCTGATGGAGACGGCATCGAGAGCCGGTCCGACTGGCGGTATCGACGTGGTCGTCGCCTGTGCGGGTGTCTACCACGGCGACGCGGGACACACGCCGACCGACGGAGAACCCTACAGCCGGTTCGACGACCACCTGGGAACGAACGCTCGAGGCGTCTTCGCGACGATCACCGAAGCGCTCCCCCACCTGAACGACGGGGCTCGCGTGCTGGTTCCAACCGGGCAAATCGCTCGCGAGGCCAAACCGGGCTACGGCTCGTACGCGATTTCGAAAGCGGGGGCCGAGGCCGTGGTTCGCGGATTCGCCGCCGACACGGAGTACGTAGTGGGCTGTCTCGAGCCGGGCCAACTCGCGACGGAACTCACGGGTGGGAAGGGTCGTGACCCCGAATCTGTCGCCGGGATGTTCGTCTGGGCGGCGACCGAGTGTGATGATGATGCGCTCGACGGTGAGATCGTTGGATTACGGGAGTGGAAGCAGGCGACGCGGTAG
- the cruF gene encoding bisanhydrobacterioruberin hydratase, translated as MTATSGQTGRIDRATVQTRLETLISENRFTIAVVFPVVGALTLVGSAEGLLPAPLEYNPLLILFGTLVMRSPLVVGLLPKIGWWAIGCLGLLTAYTYAIEIVGVRTDWPYGAFEYTIQLGPMLFGEVPLALPLFFIPLVLNAYLLTLLVLGPLADNPVVRLLSAIAAVVAIDLVLDPAAVAVGFWAFDSGVYYGVPVSNYVGWVISGTVAVVLVDLAFDREALLERVRECTFILDDLVSFVLLWGSINLLYGNWIAAAVAGVFCLGLFSTDRYDLELVIDAMPQPIRTRVGNR; from the coding sequence ATGACAGCGACGAGCGGGCAAACCGGGCGAATCGATAGAGCGACCGTCCAGACCCGTCTCGAGACCCTCATCAGCGAGAATCGCTTCACCATCGCCGTCGTCTTTCCGGTCGTCGGCGCGCTCACGCTCGTCGGCAGTGCCGAAGGCCTGCTTCCGGCACCGCTCGAGTACAATCCGCTCTTGATCCTCTTTGGGACGCTCGTCATGCGCTCCCCACTGGTCGTCGGATTGCTCCCGAAGATCGGCTGGTGGGCGATCGGCTGTCTCGGGCTCCTGACGGCGTACACCTACGCCATCGAAATCGTCGGCGTCCGGACCGACTGGCCCTACGGTGCCTTCGAGTACACCATCCAACTGGGCCCGATGCTGTTTGGCGAGGTACCGCTGGCACTGCCGCTGTTTTTCATCCCCCTGGTTCTCAACGCCTATCTGCTCACGCTGCTCGTATTGGGCCCGTTGGCAGACAACCCTGTCGTGCGACTCCTCTCGGCTATCGCCGCTGTCGTCGCCATCGACCTCGTGCTCGACCCCGCCGCCGTCGCCGTCGGCTTCTGGGCGTTCGATAGCGGCGTCTACTACGGCGTCCCCGTCTCGAACTACGTCGGCTGGGTCATTTCGGGTACGGTCGCCGTCGTGCTCGTCGACCTGGCGTTCGACCGCGAAGCCCTGCTCGAGCGCGTTCGCGAGTGTACGTTCATCCTCGACGACCTGGTCAGCTTCGTCCTGCTCTGGGGTTCGATCAACCTGCTCTATGGCAACTGGATCGCGGCCGCCGTCGCCGGCGTCTTCTGTCTCGGCCTGTTCAGTACGGACCGCTACGACCTCGAGTTGGTCATCGATGCGATGCCCCAACCGATCCGGACTCGAGTCGGAAACCGATAA
- a CDS encoding YkgJ family cysteine cluster protein, which produces MNGPADEPNFEERATDHTEAVDHTEATGTTKSPRVEVYPGREVVVEFDPDLTFECVEDCTWCCHHGVLLYDRDLLELAQRANLADTTTQFRGEPFVTREEKPREEHVGPDGQACAFLREDGLCSLHLEEDWKPTRCSVFPLGVWLEDDGLHVDIRESAHEHCEGLNVSERRVIENLEAFLPELLWDLENPDSDRVL; this is translated from the coding sequence GTGAACGGGCCAGCAGACGAACCGAACTTCGAAGAGAGGGCGACCGACCACACCGAGGCGGTCGACCACACCGAGGCGACAGGAACCACGAAATCGCCTCGAGTCGAAGTCTACCCCGGTCGCGAGGTAGTTGTCGAGTTCGATCCCGACCTCACCTTCGAGTGCGTCGAAGACTGCACCTGGTGTTGTCATCACGGCGTCTTGCTCTACGACCGGGACCTCCTCGAGTTGGCCCAGCGAGCGAACCTCGCCGACACCACGACCCAGTTTCGCGGCGAACCGTTCGTCACCCGCGAGGAGAAACCCCGAGAGGAACACGTCGGGCCTGACGGCCAGGCATGTGCCTTTTTGCGCGAGGACGGACTGTGTTCGCTCCATCTCGAGGAAGACTGGAAACCGACCCGCTGTTCGGTGTTCCCCCTGGGCGTCTGGCTCGAAGACGACGGCCTTCACGTCGACATTCGGGAGTCCGCACACGAACACTGCGAGGGACTGAACGTGAGCGAACGACGCGTGATCGAGAACCTCGAGGCGTTTTTACCCGAGTTGTTGTGGGACCTCGAGAACCCCGATAGCGATCGGGTCCTGTGA
- the msrB gene encoding peptide-methionine (R)-S-oxide reductase MsrB: MSQESDELPGTDEEWRERLTDEQYRILREAGTERPFTGEYVDHEEDGSYSCAGCGATLFDSETKYHSGCGWPSFYDADDDVIETRVDTSHGMRRTEVLCANCGGHLGHVFEDGPEPTGQRYCINSAALEFDE; encoded by the coding sequence ATGAGCCAGGAGTCAGACGAGTTACCAGGCACCGACGAGGAGTGGCGTGAACGACTCACAGACGAGCAGTACCGAATCCTTCGCGAAGCCGGGACCGAGCGGCCGTTTACCGGCGAATACGTCGATCACGAGGAAGACGGCAGTTACTCGTGTGCAGGGTGTGGTGCGACGCTGTTCGATTCGGAGACGAAGTATCACTCCGGGTGTGGCTGGCCAAGTTTTTACGACGCCGACGACGACGTGATCGAGACGCGAGTCGACACCAGCCACGGCATGCGCCGCACCGAAGTCCTGTGTGCGAACTGCGGCGGTCACCTCGGCCACGTGTTCGAGGACGGGCCCGAGCCGACCGGACAGCGCTACTGTATCAATTCGGCAGCCCTCGAGTTCGACGAGTAA
- a CDS encoding cobyrinic acid a,c-diamide synthase: protein MSDPIPNESAGPPGFVVGGVSSDAGKTVATLAIARGLEAAGYTVQPAKAGPDFIDPSHHEALLGRPSRTLDRWLCGDDGLRRNYAHGEGDLCVVEGVMGLYDGDGSSTAKVAETLGLPVVLVVDANAGMESVGATALGFRRYAEHIDRDIEVAGIVAQRAHGGVHERGIREALPESMTYFGRIPPMDDLEIPDRHLGLEMGTETSLDSDALEEAAETLDIEGLAALARVPDPPSSVERESTDRSGRHEVTVAVADDDAFCFRYPATLERFRTLGDLVSFSPVAGDPVPACDAVYLPGGYPELHASQLAAGGTLEELGELATDGLPVLGECGGLMAMSQSLTTVDGDRYEMAGILPADVQMHERFQALDHVELVALEDTLTARRGTTLRGHEFHYSRATLREDVDARFAFEVERGTGITDDRDGLTEYRSLGTYAHVHPESGAFDRFLERLVE from the coding sequence ATGAGCGACCCGATACCCAACGAGAGCGCAGGTCCCCCGGGTTTCGTCGTCGGGGGCGTCAGCTCCGACGCTGGCAAAACCGTCGCCACGTTGGCGATCGCCCGTGGCCTCGAGGCCGCCGGCTACACCGTCCAGCCGGCCAAAGCCGGACCGGACTTCATCGATCCGAGCCATCACGAAGCACTGCTCGGCCGACCGTCCAGAACGCTCGACCGCTGGCTCTGTGGTGACGACGGCCTCAGGCGGAATTACGCCCACGGCGAGGGAGACCTCTGCGTCGTCGAGGGCGTGATGGGGCTGTACGACGGTGACGGTTCGAGCACCGCGAAGGTCGCCGAAACCCTCGGATTGCCGGTGGTCCTCGTCGTCGATGCCAACGCCGGGATGGAAAGCGTTGGGGCGACAGCGCTGGGATTTCGACGGTACGCCGAGCACATCGACCGTGACATCGAGGTCGCCGGAATCGTCGCCCAGCGCGCCCACGGCGGTGTCCACGAACGCGGAATCAGGGAGGCACTCCCCGAGTCGATGACGTACTTCGGGCGCATTCCGCCGATGGACGACCTCGAGATTCCCGACCGACACCTCGGCCTCGAGATGGGGACAGAAACGTCACTCGACAGTGATGCGCTCGAGGAAGCCGCGGAGACGCTCGACATCGAGGGTCTCGCAGCCCTCGCCCGGGTGCCGGATCCACCATCGAGCGTCGAACGGGAGTCCACAGACCGAAGCGGCCGGCACGAGGTCACCGTCGCGGTCGCCGACGACGACGCCTTCTGTTTTCGCTACCCGGCCACACTCGAGCGATTTCGCACACTCGGCGACCTGGTTTCGTTCTCACCTGTTGCCGGTGACCCGGTTCCAGCGTGTGACGCCGTCTACCTCCCCGGTGGCTATCCCGAACTCCACGCGTCCCAACTCGCGGCCGGCGGCACGCTCGAGGAACTGGGCGAACTGGCCACCGATGGCCTACCCGTCCTCGGGGAGTGTGGCGGGTTGATGGCGATGAGCCAGTCGCTGACGACAGTCGACGGCGACCGATACGAGATGGCAGGTATCCTCCCTGCAGACGTCCAGATGCACGAACGGTTCCAGGCACTCGACCACGTCGAACTCGTCGCCCTCGAGGACACGCTCACGGCCAGACGTGGAACCACGCTTCGCGGCCACGAGTTTCATTACTCGAGGGCGACCCTGCGAGAAGACGTCGACGCTCGCTTTGCGTTCGAAGTCGAGCGCGGAACCGGAATCACCGACGACCGCGATGGCCTGACCGAGTACCGCTCGCTCGGCACGTACGCCCACGTCCATCCCGAAAGCGGCGCGTTCGACCGGTTTCTGGAGAGACTTGTGGAGTGA
- a CDS encoding prenyltransferase, whose product MTANSQTSHDGSALEHLSYLLTLSRPRFWLYLAGPVLVGVAYAAETTAELFAPAAVALFAYFLLPANVFLYGINDIYDREIDTENPKKDDREARYEGQRFVPAVVASCAVAPLALLPWLPSVTWPWLALFLVLGAGYSAPPLRFKTTPVLDSVSNGLYVTPGIAAYAAIAGANPPLVAIAGAWLWAMGMHTFSAIPDIDPDRRAGIRTTATVLGERRTYAYCGVVWLAAAVAFGTLEYRLGLVMAVYPLLIVALATSSVGVARAYWWFPAINTAVGATLTMGGLWMVVHG is encoded by the coding sequence ATGACCGCGAACAGCCAGACGAGTCACGACGGGAGCGCCCTCGAGCACCTGTCGTATCTGCTCACGCTCTCGAGGCCGCGCTTTTGGCTGTATCTCGCCGGCCCCGTGCTGGTCGGCGTCGCGTACGCGGCCGAGACGACAGCCGAGTTGTTTGCCCCGGCAGCCGTCGCGCTGTTTGCGTACTTCCTCCTCCCGGCGAACGTGTTTCTGTACGGTATCAACGACATCTACGACCGGGAGATCGACACCGAGAATCCGAAAAAAGACGACCGTGAGGCCCGCTACGAGGGACAGCGGTTCGTGCCCGCAGTCGTCGCCTCCTGTGCGGTGGCCCCGCTGGCGCTGCTCCCGTGGTTGCCGTCGGTCACCTGGCCCTGGCTCGCACTCTTCCTCGTGCTGGGAGCGGGCTACAGCGCCCCACCGCTTCGGTTCAAGACAACACCAGTACTCGATTCAGTCTCGAACGGGCTGTACGTCACGCCAGGTATCGCTGCGTACGCGGCTATTGCGGGGGCGAACCCACCACTCGTCGCCATCGCGGGCGCGTGGCTGTGGGCGATGGGGATGCACACGTTCTCCGCGATACCCGACATCGATCCCGACCGCCGCGCAGGTATCCGGACGACAGCCACCGTCCTCGGTGAAAGGCGAACCTACGCTTACTGCGGCGTGGTGTGGCTCGCCGCCGCCGTCGCCTTTGGCACACTCGAGTATCGACTCGGGCTCGTGATGGCCGTCTATCCGCTGCTCATCGTCGCCCTCGCGACCTCGAGCGTTGGTGTCGCTCGAGCCTACTGGTGGTTCCCCGCGATCAACACCGCCGTCGGCGCGACGCTGACGATGGGTGGCCTCTGGATGGTGGTTCACGGATGA
- a CDS encoding phytoene/squalene synthase family protein — protein sequence MEQEHVHAGKEIQRRTGKTFYLATRFLPKRVRDPTHVLYGFFRIADEVVDDAGDTPPDEQADRLETLREQALGNEPTDDPVLQAFCSVRERYAIADHEVNEFIDAMKTDIDTDRYETYDDLEEYMRGSAAAVGVMMTAIMEADDPDAALPHAIKLGEAFQMTNFLRDVREDVVERDRIYLPLETLKDHGVTEDQVRNFEMSERFATAMAEELSRTESLYRQGVAGIRYLPEDCQLPVLLASVLYAEHHALIRHSGYDVLTNEPSLSTARKLWCVAKTRWHWHWNRDPEAVFRRVSAVPSAERRQAGPGPGDRVPTR from the coding sequence ATGGAACAAGAACACGTACATGCGGGCAAGGAGATTCAGCGTCGAACTGGGAAGACGTTCTATCTCGCAACCCGTTTCCTCCCAAAACGAGTTCGCGACCCGACCCACGTGCTGTACGGCTTTTTCCGTATTGCCGACGAAGTCGTCGACGACGCCGGCGACACGCCACCGGACGAACAGGCCGACCGCCTCGAGACACTCCGCGAGCAGGCACTCGGTAACGAACCGACCGACGATCCGGTGTTACAGGCGTTTTGTTCGGTTCGGGAACGATACGCCATCGCCGATCACGAGGTCAACGAGTTCATCGACGCGATGAAGACCGACATCGACACCGACCGGTACGAAACCTACGACGACCTCGAGGAGTATATGCGCGGCTCTGCGGCGGCCGTCGGCGTGATGATGACGGCGATTATGGAGGCCGACGACCCCGACGCTGCGCTCCCCCACGCCATCAAACTCGGCGAAGCGTTCCAGATGACGAACTTCCTGCGTGACGTCCGCGAGGACGTCGTCGAACGCGACCGCATCTACCTTCCCCTCGAGACGCTCAAGGATCACGGCGTGACCGAAGACCAGGTCAGAAACTTCGAGATGAGCGAGCGGTTCGCGACGGCGATGGCGGAGGAACTCTCACGGACGGAGTCGCTGTATCGCCAAGGGGTTGCCGGTATCAGATATCTTCCGGAGGACTGTCAGCTTCCGGTCTTGCTGGCATCGGTGTTGTACGCCGAACATCACGCACTCATCCGCCACAGCGGCTATGACGTCCTGACGAACGAACCGTCGTTGTCGACGGCCAGAAAACTCTGGTGTGTCGCGAAAACGCGGTGGCACTGGCACTGGAACCGCGACCCTGAGGCTGTGTTCCGCCGAGTTTCTGCGGTTCCCAGCGCCGAACGGCGACAGGCGGGTCCCGGCCCAGGCGACCGCGTACCGACGCGATAG
- a CDS encoding glutathione S-transferase family protein, with translation MNMLVDGEWHTDVGQYASDDGSFERQTTTFRDEIRDDSDARFQPEAGRYHLYVSYACPWAHRTLLLRSLKGLENAISVSVVDPYRADDGWQFSPEKAGCTVDHLHGAEYLRELYVRADPTVTCRVTVPVLWDKVENTIVNNESAEIIRMLDTEFDDVASTDIDLYPDGYRDTVDRIIDDIYEPINNGVYRAGFATKQEPYDEAIDDLFGALEHWDSVLADQRYLAGDRLTEADICLFTTLVRFDQVYHTHFMCNVRFIREFEHLWPYLRDLYQTPGVARTVDMDHIKEHYYTTHPDVTPSGIVARGPDLDFEAEHARDELAGEPPVGSVSSSGL, from the coding sequence ATGAACATGCTCGTCGACGGCGAGTGGCACACCGATGTCGGCCAGTACGCCAGCGATGACGGCTCGTTCGAACGCCAGACGACGACCTTTCGTGACGAGATTCGGGACGACTCGGATGCGCGGTTTCAACCCGAAGCCGGCCGGTATCACCTCTACGTTTCGTACGCCTGCCCGTGGGCACACCGAACGTTGCTCCTTCGGTCGTTGAAGGGGCTCGAGAACGCTATCAGCGTCTCGGTCGTCGACCCGTACCGAGCCGACGATGGCTGGCAGTTTTCGCCCGAGAAAGCCGGCTGTACGGTCGACCACTTACACGGGGCCGAGTACCTGCGCGAACTCTACGTTCGGGCCGACCCGACGGTCACCTGCCGAGTCACTGTCCCGGTGCTGTGGGACAAAGTGGAAAACACCATCGTCAACAACGAGTCGGCCGAAATCATCCGGATGCTCGACACCGAGTTCGACGACGTGGCGAGTACCGACATCGATCTCTACCCGGACGGCTACCGCGATACGGTCGACCGCATCATCGACGACATCTACGAACCCATCAACAACGGCGTTTACCGGGCCGGGTTCGCCACCAAACAGGAACCGTACGACGAAGCTATCGACGACCTCTTCGGCGCGCTCGAGCACTGGGATTCGGTGCTCGCAGACCAGCGTTATCTCGCGGGCGACCGCCTGACAGAAGCCGATATCTGTCTGTTTACGACGCTCGTGCGATTCGATCAGGTGTATCACACCCACTTTATGTGCAACGTCAGGTTCATCCGCGAGTTCGAGCACCTGTGGCCGTACCTGCGCGACCTGTACCAGACGCCCGGCGTCGCCCGGACGGTCGACATGGACCACATCAAAGAACACTACTACACTACCCATCCGGACGTGACGCCGAGCGGTATCGTCGCTCGAGGTCCAGACCTCGATTTCGAAGCCGAACACGCCAGGGACGAACTCGCGGGCGAACCGCCGGTTGGCTCGGTCTCGAGCAGCGGACTGTGA
- a CDS encoding phytoene desaturase family protein, which yields MQSLEGESVVVIGAGVGGLSTACYLADAGADVHVIEKNEQLGGRASRLEAEGFRFDMGPSWYLMPDVFERFFGHFDRTPTDYYDLTHLDPHYRIFFKDGDEVDITPDLERTKDIFETYEAGAGEALERYLEKSKENYEVGMEHFVYEDRERLRDYLDLDIARQARGLSLLGSMQGHVEKYFDHPKLQQIMQYTLVFLGGSPRNTPALYNLMSHVDFNLGVWYPENGLGGVIDGIVEVGSELGVTYDTDRPATAIKGREGAFLVETPDGPLRADLVVSNADYAHTEQELLTPEQRGYDADYWDSRTYAPSAFLLYMGVEGDVPELAHHTLVLPTDWEEHFEQIFDDPAWPDDPAYYLCVPSKTDDTVAPEGHSNLFVLVPIAAGLEDTPELRESYRDLVLSDIADHTGTDLRDRIVYEKSFCVEDFSDRYNSYAGTALGMAHTLRQTSLFRPPHRSKAVDGLYFTGSYTTPGIGVPMCLISGELTAEKVFEDHG from the coding sequence ATGCAATCGCTGGAAGGAGAGTCGGTCGTCGTGATCGGTGCCGGAGTTGGCGGATTGTCGACGGCGTGTTATCTCGCTGACGCGGGTGCGGACGTTCACGTCATCGAGAAAAACGAACAGCTCGGCGGCCGGGCAAGTCGTCTCGAGGCCGAGGGCTTTCGCTTCGATATGGGTCCATCGTGGTATCTCATGCCCGATGTCTTCGAGCGGTTTTTCGGCCACTTCGACCGAACGCCGACCGACTACTACGACCTGACGCATCTGGACCCCCACTACCGAATCTTCTTCAAAGACGGTGACGAGGTCGATATCACGCCCGACCTCGAGCGAACCAAGGACATCTTCGAGACCTACGAAGCGGGTGCCGGGGAAGCGCTGGAGCGCTACCTCGAGAAATCGAAGGAGAACTACGAGGTCGGGATGGAACACTTCGTCTACGAGGATCGGGAGCGGCTGCGCGATTACCTCGATCTGGACATCGCCCGTCAGGCCCGCGGCCTCTCGCTTTTGGGGTCGATGCAGGGTCACGTCGAGAAGTACTTCGATCACCCGAAACTCCAGCAGATCATGCAGTACACGCTGGTGTTTCTGGGCGGCTCGCCTCGAAACACGCCGGCGCTGTACAACCTGATGAGTCACGTCGATTTCAACCTCGGCGTCTGGTATCCGGAAAACGGACTGGGCGGCGTCATCGACGGCATCGTCGAGGTCGGGAGCGAACTCGGCGTCACCTACGATACCGACCGGCCTGCCACGGCGATCAAGGGACGAGAGGGGGCGTTCCTCGTCGAAACGCCCGACGGGCCGCTCCGCGCAGACCTCGTCGTGAGTAACGCTGATTACGCTCACACCGAACAGGAACTGCTGACGCCCGAACAGCGGGGCTACGACGCCGACTATTGGGACTCACGAACCTACGCACCCTCCGCGTTTTTGCTCTACATGGGTGTCGAGGGCGACGTTCCCGAACTCGCCCACCACACGCTGGTGCTCCCGACCGACTGGGAGGAACACTTCGAGCAGATTTTCGACGACCCCGCCTGGCCCGACGACCCGGCCTACTACCTCTGTGTTCCCTCCAAAACCGACGACACCGTCGCTCCCGAGGGCCACAGTAACCTGTTCGTGCTCGTCCCCATCGCCGCCGGCCTCGAGGATACCCCCGAACTGCGCGAATCCTACCGCGACCTCGTGCTGTCCGATATTGCCGACCACACCGGAACCGACCTCCGCGACCGTATCGTCTACGAGAAATCCTTCTGCGTCGAGGACTTTTCCGACCGCTACAACAGCTACGCTGGCACGGCACTGGGGATGGCTCACACCCTCCGTCAGACGTCCCTGTTCCGCCCGCCACACCGCTCGAAAGCGGTCGACGGACTCTACTTTACCGGCTCGTACACGACCCCCGGCATCGGCGTCCCGATGTGTCTCATCAGCGGCGAACTGACCGCCGAAAAAGTGTTCGAAGATCACGGCTAA